One window of Bactrocera tryoni isolate S06 chromosome 2, CSIRO_BtryS06_freeze2, whole genome shotgun sequence genomic DNA carries:
- the LOC120768746 gene encoding protein GVQW3-like, with the protein MTKNIDQRICVKFCVANEFSCADTLKMLQKNFGESALSKTPTYEWYRAVKGGRETVEDLTRFERPSSSMTDVNVEKMKEIVAENGHVSLREIAHKVEMSHQSVRTIILVHEKLDMLRVAARLEPIQIPPLWNA; encoded by the coding sequence ATGACCAAAAATATTGATcaacgtatttgtgttaaattttgtgttgcgAACGAATTTTCGTGTGCCGAtacattgaaaatgttgcagaagaatTTTGGCGAATCTGCTTTATCAAAAACGCCCACTTACGAGTGGTACAGGGCAGTCAAGGGGGGTCGGGAGACCGTCGAAGACTTGACTCGTTTTGAACGGCCTTCATCGAGTATGACCGATGTTAACGTTGAAAAAATGAAGGAAATTGTTGCCGAAAATGGCCATGTGAGCTTGAGAGAGATTGCCCATAAAGTGGAGATGTCACACCAGAGCGTACGTACGATTATACTCGTACACGAAAAATTGGACATGCTACGCGTTGCTGCAAGACTTGAGCCAATTCAAATCCCACCTTTATGGAACGCATAA